The DNA region TTGACCCCACCAACGCAGACATCGTTCCGATTCTAGGAGCGATATTACTCGTCGACCTCGCATACGCAGCCTTCCACTCTAGGAAGTGGTTCCCGGACTACGGTTGGAAGGGTAGAGCCATCGAAGCGGTTCTCATCACGACGCCCGTCACCTTGTGGTTCCTAACGATTGGTTCCCAGCCTGGCGATCCAGTTGAGAACTATCTGTCGGCGCTCATATTGAGCTTCGTTGCGATAGTGCTTGCTTTCGTTCTATTCCTCATTACCGGCCGGGTGCTAGGCCCACCGCCGATTGCGACAGGATGGCTATTCACCATCCCCGCAGTATTTGTACTAGTTGCAGTCGGGGGTATCATCGAAATGGTCGCCCCGGGAGTAGACGCCACCATGGGCGATTACATCGAGGTCGCTGGGTGGGAGTTGGCGATGACCTTTGGCGCAGCCATAGCACTCGGCTTCATCGACAGATGTCGCGAGCAACATAAAGCCGAGTCCGACTCCGACCCCCTGAATCCGCAGTGGGACAAACCATTCCCTGTAAAATCAGCGTCGAGCCCCAGCTCGAAGACTCGTCGGCCAAGCACTCCCCCCGGCGAACAGACCACGTATGGGCATGGAGCATCCAGCGGGCAGAATTTGGATTCTCAGATCCACAGGTCTCGACAGCGACTCGCAGACTTGACGTACGATTGGAGAGATTCGGAGACGTCGTTCAGCGATATTGGCGGCTACTACGACCTGAAGAACGCCCTTCGTGAAGACGTGCTCGAGCCACTCCGAGCGGCACAGCGAGGGGATGATCGCTACTCACGATTCGGTATCGAACCGGAGCGCGGCATCCTCCTGTATGGTCCTCCGGGGACAGGGAAGACGATGTTCGCGAAAGCGCTCGCCGGAGAATTAAACATCCCGTTCGTGGAGCTGTCGCCGGCGGACGTGACGAGTATGTGGGTCAACGAAAGCAGCGACCAGGTCAAGACGCTGTTCAGCGAGGCCAACGAGATCGGGCAGTGTATCATCTTCCTCGACGAGGCGGAACATCTCTTCGGCGCTCGCGAACACACCGCCAAGAGTGCCCACGCCGAAGACCGGAAGGTCACGAGTGAGTTCCTTGCGCAACTCACGCGGGATGACCGAGAGGCGATTGTGGTCTCGGCCACGAACCGACCGGGTGATATCGACCGGGCGATTCTCCGACCGGGTCGCCTGACGGCACACTTCGAGGTTGGCCTCCCCGACGAAGAGGCCCGCCACGCGATACTCAAGACCCATCTCAACGACATACCCTCGAGAGTGTCGGGCGATGAGTTCGCGGCGCTGGCCCGTCACACAGGCGGGTTGACTGGCGCTGATCTCGCGAATCTCGTCGGGCAGGCTCGCCGGAGTGCGGCACACCGGGACGCGGGCGCGGTCACTCGCGAGGACTTCCCTTCGGAGGACGCTCTCGAGGAGCTGTCGGCGGAGTTAGCAGCAACGCACGAGACGGGCGAACTCCCAGACGCCGACGACGGGTCGGATACTGAGACTACCGACTCACCGGAAGCGAAAGCGGGCGTGCGAGCGGATGATGAGGGAGATTCCGGACCCGACGGCCCTGTTCGCGGCTACCAGTAGGGAAGACGCTCTCTCACAAGGCCGGGGACTCGGAATGGCGGTGACGGGATTTCTGTGGCGTAGCAGCGCGAGGGCGGCCAGGGGGTTAATCCTACGCAACAACTGGACCGGAGGCTGACTTCACTGTGTTGCGTAGGAATCGCTGACTCGCCGTTCCCCGCCCGGCGGCTCTGTTCGCGACGTCGGGGGTCCCACGGTTCGCATACTCCCCCACCAACCGCTGTGCAACGGTCGGTGGCAGTACGGTACTCCGGCGTGGCTGGCAACGAGGCCGCGTATCCCGATGCTTCGATCTCGTCGTCGACTTCATTTCGATAGAGGGGTGTGTCCGCATTCGTGGCTCGTGACGCTCGGTGGAGATATGCGGGATTGCGGGGAATAGCGACGAAAAGCGCCCGACTACGGGCGATTTCGCTGGCTCGGTTTATATCGAGATAGAGCGTATAATTGAGTGGACATGAACACCCTCCATGAAGATGCCCAACTACTCCACGAGCAGGTGGCTCCCCACCTCTCGGACGACCAGGCAGATGAGTACGACGTCGACGCTCTCGAGACGCTGTTCGATTCCTACGTGAACACGTATCGAGTGCCGAGAAGCGCGGCCTTCGACAGCGTCCGTAACCACGTCCTCAAAGAGGCGGATGTGGATACGGAAGCGTTCTGGGCCTCACTCCGAGGCGGCGACCAGGGAACGACCGAGGAACCGCTTCCGCTCGCTGAATGCACCACTGACGGCGCATGGGTGACGGTGCGAGCGAAAATCGTCGAACTCTGGGACCCCCGTGAGGACTCAATCCACCAGGTTGGTCTCGTCGGTGACGAGAGCGGCCGGTTGAAGTTCGTCGCGTGGACGAAGTCGAAGCCCCCAGTCCTCAAGGAGGACACGACGTACACGTTCAAGGACGTCGTCGTCGACGAGTATGACGGCAATT from Salinigranum rubrum includes:
- a CDS encoding AAA family ATPase, producing MSLNILDPTNADIVPILGAILLVDLAYAAFHSRKWFPDYGWKGRAIEAVLITTPVTLWFLTIGSQPGDPVENYLSALILSFVAIVLAFVLFLITGRVLGPPPIATGWLFTIPAVFVLVAVGGIIEMVAPGVDATMGDYIEVAGWELAMTFGAAIALGFIDRCREQHKAESDSDPLNPQWDKPFPVKSASSPSSKTRRPSTPPGEQTTYGHGASSGQNLDSQIHRSRQRLADLTYDWRDSETSFSDIGGYYDLKNALREDVLEPLRAAQRGDDRYSRFGIEPERGILLYGPPGTGKTMFAKALAGELNIPFVELSPADVTSMWVNESSDQVKTLFSEANEIGQCIIFLDEAEHLFGAREHTAKSAHAEDRKVTSEFLAQLTRDDREAIVVSATNRPGDIDRAILRPGRLTAHFEVGLPDEEARHAILKTHLNDIPSRVSGDEFAALARHTGGLTGADLANLVGQARRSAAHRDAGAVTREDFPSEDALEELSAELAATHETGELPDADDGSDTETTDSPEAKAGVRADDEGDSGPDGPVRGYQ